GAGATGGTGATGCCGGGCGACCGCCTGGAAGTGGTGGTGGAGCTGATCCAGCCGATCGCGATGGACCGCGGGCTGCGCTTCGCCATCCGCGAAGGCGGCCGGACGGTCGGCGCCGGCTCGGTGACCGAGATCATCAAGTGATTCACGGGGCCGG
Above is a window of bacterium DNA encoding:
- the tuf gene encoding elongation factor Tu (EF-Tu; promotes GTP-dependent binding of aminoacyl-tRNA to the A-site of ribosomes during protein biosynthesis; when the tRNA anticodon matches the mRNA codon, GTP hydrolysis results; the inactive EF-Tu-GDP leaves the ribosome and release of GDP is promoted by elongation factor Ts; many prokaryotes have two copies of the gene encoding EF-Tu), which translates into the protein EMVMPGDRLEVVVELIQPIAMDRGLRFAIREGGRTVGAGSVTEIIK